The Desulfovibrio sp. Huiquan2017 genome includes a region encoding these proteins:
- a CDS encoding 2-oxoacid:acceptor oxidoreductase family protein encodes MRYMDTIIAGFGGQGVMLIGNLLAYAGMKDGLNVTYIPVYGPEMRGGTANCTVVLSHEDIGSPIIRRPKSLIAMNRPSVDKFQPRVEDGGIHIINSSLIDMELADTDRLECHGVPCNEIADELGNTRMANMVAIGAFVQASGIITLDALIGSLENVISPRYHKLIPANTKAIQAGAKYIA; translated from the coding sequence ATGCGCTACATGGACACTATTATCGCGGGCTTCGGCGGGCAGGGCGTCATGCTCATCGGCAACCTGCTGGCCTACGCGGGCATGAAGGACGGCCTTAACGTCACCTACATTCCGGTCTACGGCCCGGAAATGCGCGGCGGCACGGCCAACTGCACGGTCGTGCTCTCCCACGAGGACATCGGCTCGCCCATCATCCGCCGGCCCAAGTCCCTCATCGCCATGAACCGCCCGTCCGTGGACAAGTTCCAGCCGCGCGTGGAGGACGGCGGCATCCATATCATCAACTCCTCGCTCATCGACATGGAGCTGGCCGATACGGACCGTCTCGAGTGCCACGGCGTTCCCTGCAACGAGATCGCCGACGAACTGGGTAATACCCGCATGGCCAACATGGTCGCCATAGGCGCCTTCGTCCAGGCCTCCGGGATCATCACCCTGGACGCCCTCATCGGCTCACTGGAGAACGTCATCTCCCCGCGCTACCACAAGCTCATCCCGGCCAACACCAAGGCCATTCAGGCGGGCGCGAAATACATCGCCTAG
- a CDS encoding homocysteine biosynthesis protein has translation MAEFKVNKTVKEINERIRKGKAVVVNAEEMIEIVRKEGKVNAAREVDVVTTGTFSPMCSSGLLFNIGQQPPVMKVSKLWLNNVPCYSGIAAVDAYLGATEPSEDDPLNKVHPGRFAYGGAHVMEDLLRGKAVHLRAEAYGTDCYPRRELDKDITLADLPNAIMLNPRNCYQNYNAAVNLTNRTIYTYMGPLKANSSNVNYATAGALSPLFNDPYFRTIGMGTRIFLGGGTGYVIGEGTQHVQKPKRNERGIPESGSGTLMLKGDFKKMNARYVRAQSIIGYGVSLALGVGIPIPMLNEEMAWFTGVSNEDISMPVKDYGYDYPNGIPREVTRVTFAELRSGHVTINEKETDTVPVTSYSMSLEVADKLKEWILKGDFLLTEKQDDIPSF, from the coding sequence ATGGCAGAATTCAAAGTGAACAAGACGGTCAAGGAGATCAACGAACGCATCCGCAAGGGCAAGGCCGTGGTGGTCAATGCCGAGGAGATGATCGAGATCGTCAGGAAGGAAGGCAAGGTCAATGCCGCCCGGGAAGTGGACGTGGTCACCACCGGCACCTTCTCGCCCATGTGCTCCTCGGGGCTGCTCTTCAATATAGGCCAGCAGCCGCCGGTTATGAAGGTTTCCAAGCTCTGGCTCAACAACGTGCCTTGCTACAGCGGCATAGCGGCGGTGGACGCCTATCTGGGGGCCACGGAGCCGTCCGAGGACGATCCCCTGAACAAGGTCCACCCCGGCCGTTTCGCCTATGGCGGAGCCCACGTCATGGAGGATCTGTTGCGCGGCAAGGCCGTGCATCTGCGGGCCGAGGCCTACGGCACGGACTGCTATCCCCGGCGCGAGTTGGACAAGGATATCACCTTGGCAGACCTGCCCAACGCGATCATGCTCAATCCGCGCAACTGCTACCAGAATTACAACGCGGCCGTGAACCTGACCAACCGGACCATCTACACGTACATGGGGCCGCTCAAGGCCAATTCGTCCAACGTCAACTACGCCACAGCGGGCGCTCTCTCGCCGTTGTTCAATGATCCGTATTTCCGGACCATCGGCATGGGCACGCGCATCTTCCTGGGCGGCGGAACCGGCTACGTCATCGGCGAAGGCACCCAGCACGTCCAGAAGCCCAAGCGCAACGAACGCGGCATCCCGGAAAGCGGGTCCGGCACGCTCATGCTCAAGGGCGATTTCAAGAAGATGAACGCCCGCTATGTGCGCGCCCAGTCCATCATCGGTTACGGCGTGTCCCTGGCGCTTGGCGTGGGCATACCCATCCCCATGCTCAACGAGGAGATGGCCTGGTTCACCGGAGTGTCCAACGAGGACATCTCCATGCCGGTCAAGGATTACGGCTACGACTATCCCAACGGCATTCCGCGCGAGGTTACCCGCGTGACCTTCGCCGAGCTGCGCAGCGGGCATGTGACGATCAATGAAAAGGAAACCGACACTGTACCCGTGACCTCCTATTCCATGTCCCTGGAAGTGGCCGACAAGCTCAAGGAATGGATCCTCAAAGGCGATTTCCTGCTGACCGAAAAGCAGGACGATATCCCGAGCTTCTGA
- a CDS encoding DnaA/Hda family protein produces MKESLRQHLLQTCTDEDLKRWFDPLTFDYSEENKRLTVGFPHAFFAKWFESDIQDKFEAQLNMFLGNGYLISYKDSETPDRSRGVQVADVVKRIDFPFGQEFTFDTFLINKKNYFPIASAKEVAKQSGSLFNPFIICGPGGSGKTHLIKSVANEIAKKHDYSTIFMGSLEELNSLYSIRFKGDPFKARNHLFGYNFLFIDDFHKIKEHPHFQQELVNIFNHFYDNKKQMVLACREKVTSYDFLDDNLQSRLGWGLIVTLKEPDLEIRVGYIQRQAKAKRLSLTKEQILTLAQRFADFRYLQGILLKLFAFKELVKQDLSQKDFEHILANTEEKTTDDLTPKKILSVVAEHFNVHVKDLTGTKRHQHIAHARQVAMYLCRQMLNTSYPALGRAFGGKDHSTVLYSVKKIDQLQEDDFELKQLLKTLKNKCRMS; encoded by the coding sequence GTGAAAGAATCACTTCGGCAACACCTTCTTCAGACCTGCACGGACGAGGATCTCAAGCGCTGGTTCGACCCGCTGACCTTCGATTATTCCGAGGAAAACAAGCGGCTGACCGTGGGTTTTCCCCATGCCTTTTTCGCCAAGTGGTTCGAGTCCGACATCCAGGACAAGTTCGAGGCGCAACTGAACATGTTCCTGGGCAACGGGTACCTGATCAGCTACAAGGACAGCGAAACTCCCGACCGTTCCCGCGGGGTGCAGGTAGCCGACGTGGTCAAACGCATCGACTTCCCGTTCGGCCAGGAATTCACCTTCGACACTTTTCTGATCAACAAAAAAAACTATTTCCCCATAGCCTCCGCCAAAGAGGTGGCCAAACAGTCGGGTTCGCTCTTCAACCCGTTCATCATCTGCGGGCCCGGCGGATCGGGCAAAACCCACCTGATCAAGTCCGTGGCCAACGAGATCGCCAAGAAGCACGACTATTCAACCATCTTCATGGGCTCCCTGGAGGAGCTCAACTCGCTCTATTCAATCCGCTTCAAGGGCGACCCCTTCAAGGCGCGCAACCATCTGTTCGGGTATAATTTCCTGTTTATCGACGACTTCCACAAAATCAAGGAACATCCCCACTTCCAGCAGGAACTGGTCAATATCTTTAATCACTTCTACGACAACAAGAAGCAGATGGTCCTGGCCTGCCGTGAAAAGGTGACCAGTTACGACTTCCTGGACGACAACCTGCAATCCCGGCTCGGCTGGGGGCTTATCGTCACCCTCAAGGAGCCGGACCTGGAAATCCGGGTGGGCTACATCCAGCGCCAAGCCAAGGCCAAACGGCTCTCCCTGACCAAGGAACAAATTCTGACCCTGGCCCAGCGGTTCGCCGATTTCCGATACCTCCAGGGCATCCTGCTCAAGCTCTTCGCCTTCAAGGAACTGGTCAAGCAGGACCTTTCGCAAAAGGACTTTGAACACATCCTGGCCAACACCGAGGAAAAGACCACCGACGACCTGACGCCCAAGAAAATCCTGAGCGTGGTGGCCGAGCACTTCAATGTGCACGTAAAAGACCTGACGGGAACAAAACGGCATCAGCACATCGCCCATGCCCGGCAAGTGGCCATGTACCTCTGCCGCCAGATGTTGAACACTTCCTATCCCGCTTTGGGCAGGGCGTTTGGCGGCAAGGACCACTCCACGGTCCTGTACTCTGTGAAAAAAATCGATCAATTACAGGAAGATGACTTCGAATTGAAACAACTGTTGAAAACCCTGAAGAATAAATGTCGCATGTCGTGA
- the dnaN gene encoding DNA polymerase III subunit beta yields the protein MFLKVNRDEIIEGLQKSANIIPAKTGAAFLRTIWLQCENGNLNIMSTDSNLEFMGSYPAAIEGEGLAGVQGRAFYDLVKQLRSDQGELTIHTDEADQNVLVEQKARKYKFPVNDPEWFQKFSTFPEDNTVYWSGDFLHEIIDKISFCISDEDSMEAIACIYMVPREKDGNKTVEVCGLNGHQFSMLNFVNDDIYAMLPEEGVLIQKKYLTELKKWLTADEIELAISNKRLFFRTGDKRETFTLPLSYYQYPNYNNFLARLGDDNVSTLEVNRLDLVDALSRVALFNTDSNRCAYFSFDENEVTVSAQGQETGTARESIDAVFTGDMARIAFPTRNLIEILNHFASPTVKFTLTGTEAPCGLTGPDDKDYNVIVMPMMIQEETYYTEENA from the coding sequence ATGTTTCTGAAAGTGAACCGAGATGAAATCATCGAAGGACTCCAGAAGTCGGCGAATATCATCCCGGCCAAAACCGGCGCAGCATTCCTGCGGACCATCTGGCTTCAGTGCGAGAACGGGAACCTGAACATCATGAGCACGGACTCGAACCTGGAGTTCATGGGATCCTATCCCGCGGCCATCGAGGGCGAGGGTTTGGCTGGCGTACAGGGACGCGCCTTCTACGACCTGGTCAAGCAGCTTCGGTCCGACCAGGGCGAACTGACCATCCACACGGACGAGGCGGACCAAAACGTCCTGGTGGAGCAAAAGGCCCGCAAGTACAAGTTCCCGGTGAACGATCCCGAGTGGTTCCAGAAATTCTCCACCTTCCCCGAGGACAACACGGTCTATTGGTCCGGTGACTTCCTCCACGAGATCATTGATAAAATATCCTTTTGCATCTCCGACGAGGATTCCATGGAGGCCATCGCCTGCATCTACATGGTTCCCCGTGAAAAGGACGGAAACAAGACCGTCGAGGTCTGCGGCCTGAACGGCCATCAGTTCTCCATGCTCAACTTCGTCAACGACGACATTTATGCCATGTTGCCGGAAGAGGGCGTTCTCATCCAGAAGAAGTACCTGACCGAGTTGAAGAAGTGGTTGACCGCCGACGAGATCGAGCTGGCCATTTCCAACAAGCGGCTCTTTTTCCGCACCGGGGACAAGCGCGAGACCTTCACCCTGCCGTTGTCCTACTACCAGTATCCCAACTACAACAACTTCCTGGCCCGGCTGGGCGACGACAACGTCTCCACACTGGAAGTCAACCGTCTGGATCTGGTGGACGCCCTGTCCCGCGTGGCCCTGTTCAACACGGATTCCAACCGCTGCGCCTACTTCTCCTTCGACGAGAACGAGGTCACGGTGTCGGCCCAGGGTCAGGAGACCGGCACGGCGCGCGAATCCATCGACGCCGTCTTTACCGGCGACATGGCCCGCATCGCCTTCCCCACACGAAACCTGATCGAGATTCTCAATCACTTCGCCTCGCCCACCGTGAAGTTCACCCTGACCGGCACGGAAGCGCCGTGCGGCCTGACCGGGCCGGACGACAAGGATTACAATGTGATCGTCATGCCCATGATGATCCAGGAAGAGACTTACTATACCGAGGAAAACGCATAA
- the gyrB gene encoding DNA topoisomerase (ATP-hydrolyzing) subunit B, whose product MSDKQYNAESITVLEGLEAVRKRPAMYIGSTDIRGLHHLVYEVIDNSIDEAMAGYCDKIKVTLHMDNSCTVTDNGRGIPVDIHPKEKVPAVQLAMTTLHAGGKFDNDSYKVSGGLHGVGVSCVNALSEFMETTVRRNGKTYRMKFERGHVTHELEEIGPSDSTGTTQRFRPDEDIFEVNQFEYDVLRKRFRELAYLNSGLEIEFKDERSGDDEKFKFEGGITQYVKDINSNLNTIGEIVHGVGESENMIVEFALQYTSSYKENTYTFANNIRTIEGGTHLAGYKTALTRAINNYVQNADLPKKLIKKLTGDDVREGLTSVISVKLPNPQFEGQTKTKLGNSEAAGLVAAVIYDKLNTFFEENPKEARFIIEKVVDAARAREAARKARDLVRRKGALSDNSLPGKLADCQSKNPKDSEIFLVEGDSAGGSAKQGRDPKIQAILPLRGKILNVEKTRLDKMLGNKEIRAMITAFGIGIGHEEDAKDYDKLRYHKIVIMTDADVDGSHIRTLLLTFFFRQYEELINRGHIYIAQPPLYRASKGKFERFIKDDVELDNFLLERIGGDLSVKTGNEQVLEGQRLIDVMDKIRSLRTRFHEAETVGIDAVLYRKLLDFPERLSFTYFEEHDPEKFKRDFETNGYQVNIEKEHDAEMDKERTYLVFENENGHRTRLAMEFFHSKLYKAAYKTYGELKEACGGFEFVLDLKEGERPVSGFFSLYDSVIEEAHRGWQIQRYKGLGEMNPEQLWETTMNPENRTMLKVTVEDAVAANDIFVDLMGDNVEPRREFIEKNALAVQELDI is encoded by the coding sequence ATGAGCGATAAACAGTACAATGCCGAGTCGATCACCGTACTCGAAGGGCTTGAGGCCGTCCGCAAACGGCCGGCCATGTACATCGGGTCCACGGACATCCGGGGCCTGCACCATCTTGTCTATGAAGTCATCGACAACTCCATCGACGAGGCCATGGCCGGGTACTGCGACAAGATCAAGGTCACCCTGCATATGGACAACTCCTGCACGGTGACGGATAACGGCCGCGGCATTCCCGTAGACATCCACCCCAAGGAAAAGGTCCCGGCGGTCCAGTTGGCCATGACCACGCTGCATGCGGGCGGCAAGTTCGACAACGACTCCTACAAGGTCTCGGGAGGCCTGCATGGCGTGGGCGTGTCCTGCGTCAACGCCTTGTCCGAGTTCATGGAGACCACGGTCCGGCGCAACGGCAAGACTTATCGTATGAAGTTCGAGCGCGGCCACGTGACCCACGAGTTGGAGGAGATAGGTCCGTCCGATTCCACGGGTACCACCCAGCGCTTCCGGCCCGACGAGGATATCTTCGAGGTCAACCAGTTCGAATACGACGTCCTGCGCAAGCGGTTCCGCGAGCTGGCCTATCTCAACTCCGGCCTGGAGATCGAGTTCAAGGACGAGCGCTCCGGCGACGATGAAAAGTTCAAGTTCGAGGGCGGCATCACCCAGTACGTCAAGGACATCAACAGCAATCTGAACACCATCGGCGAGATCGTCCACGGCGTGGGCGAGTCCGAGAACATGATCGTCGAGTTCGCCTTGCAGTACACGTCGAGCTACAAGGAAAACACCTACACCTTCGCCAACAATATCCGGACCATCGAAGGCGGCACGCACCTGGCCGGGTACAAGACCGCCCTGACCAGGGCCATCAACAACTACGTGCAGAACGCCGACCTCCCCAAGAAGCTGATCAAAAAGCTGACCGGCGACGACGTGCGCGAGGGGTTGACCTCGGTCATCTCGGTCAAGCTGCCCAACCCGCAGTTCGAGGGCCAGACCAAGACCAAGCTCGGCAACTCCGAGGCCGCGGGCCTGGTGGCCGCCGTCATCTACGACAAGCTGAACACCTTCTTCGAGGAGAATCCCAAGGAAGCGCGGTTCATCATCGAGAAGGTGGTGGATGCCGCCCGGGCGCGCGAAGCGGCCCGCAAGGCCCGCGATCTGGTCCGGCGCAAGGGCGCCCTGTCGGACAACTCCCTGCCCGGCAAGCTGGCCGACTGCCAGTCCAAGAACCCCAAGGATTCGGAAATATTCCTGGTCGAGGGCGACTCGGCCGGCGGTTCGGCCAAACAGGGCCGCGATCCCAAGATCCAGGCCATCCTGCCCCTGCGCGGCAAGATCCTGAACGTGGAGAAGACCCGGCTGGACAAGATGCTCGGCAACAAGGAAATCCGGGCCATGATCACGGCCTTCGGCATCGGCATCGGCCACGAGGAAGATGCCAAGGATTACGACAAGCTGCGCTACCACAAGATCGTCATCATGACCGATGCCGATGTGGATGGTTCGCACATCCGCACCCTGCTTTTGACCTTCTTCTTCAGGCAGTACGAAGAGTTGATCAACCGGGGCCACATCTATATCGCCCAGCCGCCCCTCTACCGGGCGAGCAAAGGCAAGTTCGAACGGTTCATCAAGGACGACGTGGAGTTGGACAATTTCCTGCTGGAACGAATCGGCGGGGACCTGTCCGTCAAGACCGGCAACGAGCAGGTTTTGGAAGGACAGCGGCTCATTGACGTCATGGACAAAATCCGTTCCCTGCGCACCCGGTTCCACGAGGCCGAGACCGTGGGCATCGACGCGGTGCTCTACCGCAAGCTTCTCGATTTTCCCGAACGCCTCTCGTTCACCTACTTCGAGGAGCATGATCCCGAGAAATTCAAGCGGGACTTCGAGACCAATGGTTATCAGGTGAACATCGAAAAGGAACATGACGCGGAGATGGACAAGGAGCGCACCTATCTGGTGTTCGAGAACGAAAACGGCCACCGTACCCGGCTGGCCATGGAGTTCTTCCACTCCAAGCTCTACAAGGCGGCCTACAAGACCTATGGAGAGCTTAAGGAAGCCTGCGGCGGGTTCGAGTTCGTTCTGGATCTGAAAGAGGGCGAGCGGCCCGTTTCCGGCTTTTTCAGCCTGTATGACTCGGTCATCGAGGAGGCCCATCGCGGCTGGCAGATCCAGCGCTACAAGGGTTTGGGCGAAATGAACCCGGAACAGCTCTGGGAAACGACCATGAATCCGGAAAACCGGACCATGCTCAAGGTGACCGTCGAGGACGCGGTCGCGGCCAACGACATCTTCGTCGATCTCATGGGCGACAACGTGGAACCGCGTCGGGAATTCATCGAAAAGAACGCCCTGGCCGTCCAGGAACTGGATATCTGA
- the gyrA gene encoding DNA gyrase subunit A, translating into MSDTITIESELKKSYLEYSLSVIIGRAIPDVRDGLKPVHRRILYAMHDLGNYYNRAYKKSARVVGDVIGKYHPHGDSAVYDALVRLAQDFSMRDTLVDGQGNFGSIDGDSAAAMRYTEVRMARLCSEFLGDIEKNTVDFTPNYDNTMQEPSVLPTKVPNLLLNGTTGIAVGMATNIPPHNLGELIDGCIHLLDNPDCSIPSLMTLIKGPDFPTGGTVFGGQGLMDAYTTGRGSIKIRGVVEIEEAHKGHKESIIIKEIPYALNKSTLVEKIAALVHEKRIDGVADLRDESDRKGIRIVLELKRGAIADIIINSLYKFTPLETSFGINMMAVVGKRPMLLNLKDVLSHFLEHRREVIIRRTKFDLDKCEKRVHILEGLRIALDNIDEVVKLIRASKTPEEAREGLMSRFDLSDIQAKAILDMRLQKLTGLEHDKLLEELAELMKKIEYFKSILSNDEVLKGVIREELSEIKTNYATPRKSELLQADLNSIDIEDLIPDEETVITLSRRGYIKRTPLSNYTAQKRGGKGIAGVQTGDGDFIHTFMLTTNHQHLVLFTNLGKMFKIKVHQVPEGSRYAKGGHVNNLLPLDKDEHIATCLSLREFTDDRFFLFVTKKGMIKRSSIGLYGNCRTTGIRAVNLRDHDELMDVREIEPDVDCILVSRDGSAIRFNINDARPMGRATAGVKGMALRPNDEVVSCVVTGDAERDQLLTVSEGGYGKRTTIDQYRVQTRGGKGILNMRLTNKTGKVIGACMVNESDDVILLTSQNKIIRMSVSEVSQTRGRATQGVRLVRMDDDNKVIGFDLVMDEDEDLNEALIEARP; encoded by the coding sequence ATGAGTGATACCATCACCATCGAGAGCGAACTCAAGAAAAGCTATCTTGAGTACTCCCTGTCCGTCATCATCGGGCGCGCCATCCCGGACGTGCGCGACGGGCTCAAGCCCGTCCACCGGCGTATTCTCTACGCCATGCACGACCTGGGCAACTACTACAACCGGGCGTACAAAAAGTCCGCGCGCGTGGTCGGCGACGTTATCGGTAAGTACCATCCGCACGGCGATTCCGCGGTTTATGACGCCTTGGTGCGCCTGGCCCAGGACTTTTCCATGCGCGACACCCTGGTGGACGGCCAGGGCAACTTCGGTTCCATCGACGGCGATTCCGCGGCCGCCATGCGTTACACCGAAGTGCGCATGGCCAGACTCTGTTCGGAGTTCCTCGGGGACATCGAAAAGAACACGGTCGATTTCACGCCCAACTACGACAACACCATGCAGGAACCGTCGGTCCTGCCGACCAAGGTGCCGAACCTGCTGCTTAACGGCACCACCGGCATTGCCGTGGGCATGGCCACGAACATTCCGCCGCACAACCTGGGTGAGCTCATCGACGGCTGCATCCATCTGCTGGACAATCCGGATTGCTCCATCCCCTCGCTGATGACTCTGATCAAGGGCCCGGATTTCCCGACCGGCGGCACCGTCTTCGGCGGCCAGGGACTCATGGATGCCTATACCACCGGACGCGGCTCCATCAAGATTCGCGGTGTGGTCGAAATCGAGGAGGCCCACAAAGGGCACAAGGAATCGATCATCATCAAGGAGATTCCCTACGCCCTGAACAAGTCCACCCTGGTGGAGAAGATCGCGGCCCTGGTCCACGAGAAGAGGATCGACGGCGTGGCCGATCTGCGCGACGAGTCCGACCGCAAGGGCATCCGCATCGTGCTCGAACTCAAGCGCGGGGCCATCGCCGACATCATCATCAACTCGCTGTACAAATTCACTCCGCTGGAAACGAGCTTCGGCATCAATATGATGGCCGTGGTCGGAAAGCGGCCCATGCTCCTGAATCTGAAGGACGTCCTGAGCCACTTCCTGGAGCACCGGCGCGAGGTCATCATCCGCCGGACCAAGTTCGATCTCGACAAGTGCGAGAAGCGCGTCCACATCTTGGAAGGTCTGCGCATCGCCCTGGACAACATCGATGAAGTGGTCAAGCTCATCCGCGCGTCCAAGACCCCGGAGGAGGCCCGCGAGGGTCTCATGAGCCGCTTCGATCTGTCCGATATCCAGGCCAAGGCCATCCTGGACATGCGTCTGCAAAAGCTGACCGGCCTGGAGCACGACAAGCTCCTGGAGGAACTGGCCGAGCTGATGAAGAAGATCGAATACTTCAAGTCCATTCTGTCCAACGACGAGGTGCTCAAGGGCGTCATCCGCGAGGAATTGAGCGAAATCAAGACGAACTACGCCACCCCGCGCAAGTCCGAACTGCTTCAGGCGGACCTGAATTCCATAGACATCGAGGATCTCATCCCCGACGAGGAGACGGTCATCACCCTGAGCCGCCGGGGCTACATCAAGCGCACTCCGCTGTCCAACTACACCGCCCAGAAACGCGGCGGCAAGGGCATCGCGGGCGTGCAGACCGGTGACGGCGATTTCATCCACACCTTCATGCTGACCACCAACCATCAGCATCTGGTGCTGTTCACCAACCTGGGCAAGATGTTCAAGATCAAGGTCCATCAGGTCCCCGAGGGATCGCGCTACGCCAAGGGCGGGCACGTCAACAACCTCCTGCCGCTGGACAAGGACGAACATATCGCCACCTGTCTGTCGCTCCGGGAGTTCACGGACGACCGCTTCTTCCTGTTCGTGACCAAGAAGGGCATGATCAAGCGTTCGTCCATCGGCCTGTACGGCAATTGCCGGACCACCGGCATCCGCGCCGTGAATCTGCGCGATCATGACGAACTCATGGATGTGCGCGAGATCGAGCCGGATGTGGATTGCATCCTGGTCAGCCGCGACGGCTCGGCCATCCGCTTCAACATCAATGATGCCCGACCCATGGGGCGCGCCACGGCGGGCGTCAAGGGCATGGCCCTGCGGCCCAATGACGAAGTCGTGTCCTGCGTGGTCACCGGTGATGCCGAGCGCGACCAGTTGCTGACCGTCAGCGAGGGCGGCTACGGCAAGCGCACGACCATCGACCAGTACCGGGTCCAGACGCGCGGCGGCAAGGGCATCCTGAACATGCGCCTGACCAACAAGACCGGCAAGGTCATCGGGGCGTGCATGGTCAACGAGTCCGACGACGTGATTCTGTTGACTTCCCAGAACAAGATCATCCGCATGTCCGTGTCCGAGGTCAGCCAGACGCGCGGCCGGGCCACTCAGGGCGTGCGGCTGGTGCGTATGGACGACGACAACAAGGTCATCGGCTTCGATCTCGTCATGGACGAGGACGAGGACCTGAACGAGGCCCTGATTGAGGCCCGGCCTTAA
- a CDS encoding tetratricopeptide repeat protein, with protein MRRILVLILLAATVLTVAACSSPTSPGQEDIERARDSYSKGFYLEAEKDFERYLQVEPQGKFRKEAWDRLAEIAVSIKGDYDRAVVLLEAMYLELGGDQDTAWKIMFQLGEVYSDLDNNSKAIEAFEKCLAHAQGNPEHTYKTQLRMARLYRSMGSYDLVAATLENCADSATDDEAKARCLYELAQSYTFISSWSQASKTLNSLLKLKHISDETRALAIFLEADIAENDRDYIQARKLLESILRTYPNPKVVETRLANLPEVVPEPLPLVPPKL; from the coding sequence ATGCGACGCATACTCGTGCTGATATTGCTGGCCGCGACGGTATTGACCGTCGCGGCCTGCTCTTCACCCACTTCGCCCGGTCAGGAAGACATCGAGCGGGCGCGTGATTCCTATTCCAAGGGGTTCTACCTCGAAGCGGAAAAGGATTTCGAGCGCTATCTTCAGGTGGAGCCCCAGGGGAAATTCCGCAAAGAGGCCTGGGACCGGCTGGCCGAAATAGCGGTCTCCATCAAGGGAGACTATGACCGGGCCGTGGTCCTGCTCGAAGCCATGTATCTCGAATTGGGCGGCGATCAGGACACAGCCTGGAAGATCATGTTTCAACTGGGCGAGGTTTATTCAGATTTGGATAACAATTCAAAGGCTATAGAGGCATTTGAAAAATGTCTGGCCCATGCCCAGGGCAACCCGGAACACACCTATAAGACCCAATTGCGCATGGCCCGGCTCTACCGGAGCATGGGCAGTTACGACCTGGTTGCCGCCACCCTGGAAAATTGCGCCGATTCGGCCACGGACGACGAGGCGAAAGCACGTTGCCTGTACGAACTGGCCCAGAGTTACACCTTCATTTCCAGTTGGTCACAGGCGTCCAAGACACTGAATTCACTGCTCAAGCTCAAGCATATTTCGGATGAGACCCGCGCATTGGCCATCTTTCTGGAGGCGGACATAGCCGAGAATGATCGGGATTATATCCAGGCCCGTAAATTGCTTGAATCCATTTTGCGCACCTATCCGAATCCCAAGGTGGTGGAGACCCGGCTGGCCAATCTGCCCGAGGTTGTTCCCGAGCCGCTGCCCCTGGTGCCTCCCAAGCTGTGA